One stretch of Oceanimonas pelagia DNA includes these proteins:
- a CDS encoding amino acid ABC transporter permease: MFKDTLTPERPAPDARKGLVGWLRTNLFSGPLNTAVTLLGLYALYLILVPIIDWAIVSADWTGSNREACTSDGACWVFITNRLQQFTYGFYPTGELWRINLTFVLFVAQLLWLALPRLPGKMWLAPFMVLVFPVIAWVLLYGGHFGLAEVPTHQWGGLTLTLILAVVGITAALPIGTLLALGRRSHMPIVRSLSVVFIEFWRGVPLITVLFMSSVMLPLFVPEELTLDKLVRAMIGIIFFQSAYMAEVVRGGLQAIPKGQYEAAEALGLNYWKMMVLIVLPQALKLMIPGIVNTFIALFKDTSLVLIIGLFDLLAIVQAGLADPNWLGYATEGYVFAGLVFWVFCYGMSKYSQYLERKLHTGHKKR; the protein is encoded by the coding sequence ATGTTCAAGGACACCCTCACCCCGGAGCGCCCGGCTCCGGACGCACGCAAGGGACTGGTGGGCTGGCTGCGCACCAACCTGTTTTCCGGCCCGCTCAACACGGCAGTGACCCTGCTGGGGCTCTACGCCCTTTATCTGATACTGGTGCCCATTATCGACTGGGCCATCGTCAGCGCCGACTGGACCGGCAGCAACCGGGAGGCCTGCACCAGTGACGGCGCCTGCTGGGTATTTATCACCAACCGGCTGCAACAGTTTACCTACGGCTTTTACCCGACCGGCGAGCTGTGGCGCATCAATCTGACCTTTGTGCTGTTTGTGGCGCAACTGCTGTGGCTGGCCCTGCCCCGGTTGCCAGGCAAGATGTGGCTGGCGCCCTTTATGGTGCTGGTATTTCCGGTTATCGCCTGGGTGCTGCTCTATGGCGGCCACTTCGGCCTGGCAGAGGTGCCCACTCACCAGTGGGGCGGCCTGACCCTGACCCTGATACTGGCGGTGGTAGGCATTACCGCCGCCCTGCCCATCGGCACCCTGCTTGCTCTGGGGCGGCGCTCCCACATGCCGATAGTGCGCAGCCTGTCGGTGGTGTTTATCGAGTTCTGGCGCGGGGTGCCGCTCATTACCGTGTTGTTCATGTCCTCGGTCATGCTGCCGCTGTTCGTGCCCGAGGAGCTGACCCTCGACAAGCTGGTGCGGGCCATGATCGGCATCATCTTCTTTCAGTCCGCCTACATGGCAGAGGTGGTACGCGGCGGCCTGCAGGCCATTCCCAAGGGCCAGTACGAGGCGGCCGAGGCGCTGGGCCTGAACTACTGGAAAATGATGGTGCTGATCGTGCTGCCCCAGGCGCTGAAGCTGATGATTCCGGGCATCGTCAACACCTTTATCGCCCTGTTCAAGGACACCAGCCTGGTGCTGATCATCGGCCTGTTCGACCTGCTGGCCATCGTGCAGGCGGGGCTGGCCGATCCCAACTGGCTGGGCTACGCCACCGAAGGCTATGTGTTTGCCGGCCTGGTGTTCTGGGTATTCTGCTACGGCATGTCGAAATACAGCCAGTACCTGGAACGCAAGCTGCACACCGGCCACAAAAAACGTTAG
- a CDS encoding methyl-accepting chemotaxis protein, translating into MNNLKLKHKILLSFVVAIVLTVAIVSALSFREMKSLLYRDSEQAVAVLAEKEAARVSEWLRIRQAMLTAAGQQLGDNPRPALQLVEQAGDFQLAYFGTADGVMIDAQPRERSGYDPRVRPWYKQAQQENRAIVTPPYEDATFGGTVVTLAQPVTHAAGGLAGVIGADVAISSLVDSVNAIRLPAEGQAMMLSQDGTLIAYQDASLALQPATRLDEELTAANLSRWQRLTQLNPVTLNDEAKLVYAQAIPDSNWQLLFMLDQAALEAPLTGLLWRQFGVSALVILAAVVLIGLLVQYLLGPLIKVSRALAQIADGQGDLTQRIELHGRDEVGLLAANFNRFVSSQAELIRQIRHQAEHLGGSAEQASVRANQTVTELARAQQEVTMVATAVTEMASATQEIAHNAEQTATAAQQSSASTEQGKQLVNKTRDSIFGLAREMERAAAVITRLDQHAHDISSVLATIQGVAEQTNLLALNAAIEAARAGEQGRGFAVVADEVRVLSQRTHASTEEIQGTIDTLQQATGEAVKLMQASRNMAELSVEDAEAAALALEEITAAVGLISDMARQIATAAEEQSQVTGEITQNTTAIKDVSDELAGDAEQSLQQSKELHQQAGELNGLVSAFTL; encoded by the coding sequence ATGAACAACCTGAAATTAAAGCACAAAATTCTGCTGAGTTTTGTGGTGGCCATCGTGCTGACCGTGGCCATCGTCAGTGCCCTGAGTTTTCGGGAAATGAAAAGCCTGCTCTACCGGGACAGCGAACAGGCGGTGGCCGTGCTGGCCGAAAAGGAAGCCGCCCGCGTGTCGGAATGGCTGCGCATTCGCCAGGCCATGCTCACCGCCGCCGGCCAGCAACTGGGGGACAATCCCCGCCCGGCACTGCAACTGGTGGAGCAGGCCGGTGATTTTCAGCTGGCCTATTTCGGCACCGCCGACGGCGTGATGATCGACGCCCAGCCCCGGGAACGCAGCGGTTATGACCCCCGTGTCCGCCCCTGGTACAAGCAGGCACAGCAGGAAAACCGCGCCATTGTCACACCGCCCTACGAGGATGCCACCTTTGGCGGCACCGTGGTGACCCTGGCCCAGCCGGTCACCCATGCGGCGGGCGGACTGGCGGGCGTGATCGGCGCCGATGTGGCCATCTCCAGCCTGGTGGACAGCGTGAATGCCATTCGCCTGCCCGCCGAGGGCCAGGCCATGATGCTGAGCCAGGACGGCACCCTGATCGCCTACCAGGATGCCAGCCTGGCGCTGCAGCCGGCCACCCGCCTGGACGAAGAGCTGACCGCCGCCAACCTGTCGCGCTGGCAACGGCTCACTCAACTCAACCCGGTGACCCTCAACGACGAAGCCAAACTGGTCTATGCCCAGGCCATTCCGGACAGTAACTGGCAGCTGCTGTTCATGCTCGACCAGGCGGCACTGGAAGCCCCGCTCACCGGCCTGTTGTGGCGCCAGTTCGGAGTGTCTGCCCTGGTGATCCTCGCCGCCGTGGTATTGATCGGCCTGCTGGTGCAATATCTGCTCGGCCCCCTGATCAAGGTGTCCCGGGCCCTGGCCCAGATTGCCGATGGCCAGGGCGATCTGACCCAGCGCATTGAGCTGCACGGCCGCGATGAAGTGGGCCTGCTGGCCGCCAACTTCAACCGTTTCGTGTCCAGCCAGGCCGAGCTTATCCGGCAAATCCGTCACCAGGCCGAACACCTGGGAGGCAGTGCCGAGCAGGCCTCGGTGCGGGCCAACCAGACCGTAACCGAGCTGGCCCGGGCTCAGCAGGAAGTGACCATGGTGGCCACCGCCGTCACCGAAATGGCCTCGGCCACTCAGGAGATCGCGCACAACGCCGAGCAGACCGCCACCGCGGCCCAGCAGTCCAGTGCCAGCACCGAGCAGGGCAAGCAACTGGTGAACAAGACCCGGGATTCGATCTTTGGCCTGGCCAGGGAAATGGAGCGGGCGGCAGCGGTGATCACCCGCCTCGACCAGCACGCCCACGATATTTCCAGCGTGCTGGCCACCATTCAGGGGGTGGCGGAGCAAACCAACCTGCTGGCGCTCAACGCTGCCATTGAGGCGGCCCGGGCCGGCGAACAGGGCCGGGGCTTTGCGGTGGTGGCCGACGAGGTCAGGGTGCTGTCCCAGCGCACGCACGCCTCCACCGAAGAAATTCAGGGCACCATAGACACCCTGCAGCAGGCCACCGGCGAAGCGGTGAAGCTGATGCAGGCCAGCCGCAACATGGCCGAGCTGAGCGTGGAAGACGCCGAGGCCGCCGCCCTGGCGCTGGAAGAGATCACCGCCGCCGTGGGGCTGATTTCCGACATGGCCAGGCAGATTGCCACCGCCGCCGAGGAGCAGAGCCAGGTGACCGGGGAGATCACCCAGAACACCACCGCCATCAAGGACGTGTCCGACGAGCTGGCGGGAGATGCCGAGCAGTCGCTGCAGCAGTCAAAAGAGCTGCACCAGCAGGCCGGCGAGCTCAACGGCCTGGTGAGCGCCTTTACCCTTTAA
- a CDS encoding tRNA1(Val) (adenine(37)-N6)-methyltransferase has translation MAGRGFTLKQFHINHDRCAMKVGTDGILLGAWAPLGPGRRILDVGTGSGLVALMLAQRGGEAVHITGLELDEAAAGQAADNVAASPWPERVSIVQGALQQFEAAPFELIVSNPPYFAPGQHFDCAARASARHGGSLSLAALFAHCERLLSEAGELCLVLPWQAREEALLHADSNGLFLLEQQQVVTREGKNPGRFLLRFGRIKNCLKRGEIVINTAEGGYGDIYKGLVSPFYLKM, from the coding sequence ATGGCCGGCCGCGGTTTTACCCTCAAGCAATTTCATATCAATCACGACCGGTGCGCCATGAAAGTGGGCACCGACGGCATTCTGCTCGGGGCCTGGGCTCCCCTGGGACCAGGCCGGCGCATTCTGGATGTGGGCACCGGCTCCGGGCTGGTGGCCTTGATGCTGGCCCAGCGGGGCGGTGAGGCGGTGCATATCACCGGGCTGGAACTGGATGAAGCGGCGGCGGGGCAGGCTGCCGACAATGTGGCGGCCTCGCCCTGGCCGGAACGGGTAAGCATAGTGCAGGGCGCGCTGCAGCAGTTTGAGGCCGCGCCCTTTGAACTGATCGTCTCCAATCCCCCCTATTTTGCGCCGGGACAACACTTTGACTGCGCCGCCCGGGCCAGTGCCCGCCACGGCGGCAGCCTGAGCCTGGCGGCCTTGTTTGCCCATTGTGAGCGGCTGCTGAGCGAGGCCGGCGAGCTGTGTCTGGTGCTGCCCTGGCAGGCGCGGGAGGAAGCCCTGCTTCACGCAGACTCAAATGGGTTGTTTTTACTGGAGCAGCAGCAGGTTGTCACGCGGGAGGGCAAAAATCCGGGTCGTTTTTTGCTACGCTTTGGCAGGATCAAAAACTGTTTAAAGCGCGGTGAAATTGTCATAAATACTGCTGAAGGTGGATATGGCGACATATACAAAGGTCTGGTGTCGCCCTTCTACCTTAAGATGTAA
- the xerD gene encoding site-specific tyrosine recombinase XerD — MSHPLVEQFIDALWLEKGLSDNTLVSYRSDLGHFAAWLDGEGGSLLAVDGLTLQQYLAHRIDLGFKASSTARMLSVLRRFFQYLHREQLRADDPSALIAGPKLPKRLPKDLSEQQVSALLDAPEADDPLELRDKAMLELLYATGLRVTELVSLSMESVSLRQGLVRVTGKGNKERLVPMGEEALYWLGRFLKEGRSALLGEQSSDVVFPSRRARQMTRQTFWHRIKHYALRAGITQELSPHTLRHAFATHLLNHGADLRVVQMLLGHSDLSTTQIYTHVATHRLNALHEEHHPRG; from the coding sequence ATGAGTCATCCGCTGGTCGAGCAATTCATCGACGCCCTCTGGCTGGAAAAAGGGCTGTCCGACAACACTCTGGTTTCCTATCGCAGCGATCTCGGCCACTTCGCCGCCTGGCTGGACGGCGAGGGCGGCAGCCTGCTGGCAGTGGATGGCCTGACCCTGCAACAGTACCTGGCCCATCGTATCGACCTCGGCTTCAAGGCCAGCAGCACCGCGCGCATGCTCAGCGTGCTGCGGCGGTTTTTTCAGTATCTGCACCGGGAGCAGCTGCGCGCCGATGATCCCAGCGCCCTGATTGCCGGCCCCAAGCTGCCCAAACGGTTGCCAAAAGACTTGAGCGAGCAACAGGTGTCGGCGCTGCTCGACGCCCCCGAAGCCGATGATCCCCTTGAGCTGCGCGACAAGGCCATGCTGGAGCTGCTCTATGCCACCGGCCTGCGGGTCACCGAGCTGGTGAGCCTGTCGATGGAAAGCGTGAGCCTGCGCCAGGGGCTGGTGCGGGTGACGGGCAAGGGCAACAAGGAACGGCTGGTGCCCATGGGAGAAGAGGCGCTGTACTGGCTGGGCCGGTTTCTCAAGGAGGGGCGGTCGGCGCTGCTGGGCGAGCAATCCTCGGACGTGGTGTTCCCCTCGCGCCGGGCCCGGCAAATGACCCGCCAGACCTTCTGGCACCGTATCAAGCATTACGCCCTGCGGGCCGGCATTACCCAGGAGCTGTCGCCTCACACCCTGCGCCATGCCTTTGCCACCCACCTGCTCAACCACGGCGCCGATCTGCGGGTGGTGCAGATGCTGCTGGGCCACTCGGACTTGTCCACCACTCAGATCTACACCCATGTGGCCACCCATCGCCTTAACGCCCTGCATGAGGAGCATCATCCTCGAGGATAA
- the brnQ gene encoding branched-chain amino acid transport system II carrier protein, with translation MGLGFMTFAFFLGAGNIIFPPLAGFLAGEHLTSAMFGFLTTAVGLPLAGLVAAALAGGGLPVMGRYLPPLAITLMGSAIFIIIGPAFAAPRTGLVAYEMGVKPFLDNPGQGALTLYTLVFFGVALLLSLSQGRLLEAVGKLLTPLLLLLLVALAIAVFVNPQGTQPAVTEAYMAQPFVKGFIEGYNTMDTFASLLFAMLILDVLRKKGVTETRAQSRYLMAAALIAAAGLGFVYISLFVLGGTSQGVVADAGNGGEIISAYVLSLFGAPGLWILSAIVTLACLTTAVGLVSSCADYFHNLTGKGSYKGWVIGIAAACMLVANVGLNTLISVSVPILVALYPVAIALVVATFLRPLMRAPVFAFRLIMSVAFFFGLLDGLQAAGLDMSLLDFMPLFGVGMAWVLPTAIAALVGLVGGKASQPVTA, from the coding sequence ATGGGTCTCGGATTCATGACATTCGCCTTTTTCCTCGGGGCCGGGAATATCATCTTCCCCCCCCTGGCCGGTTTCCTTGCCGGTGAACATCTGACCAGCGCCATGTTCGGCTTTCTGACCACGGCGGTGGGCCTGCCCCTGGCCGGCCTGGTGGCCGCGGCCCTGGCCGGCGGCGGTCTGCCGGTGATGGGCCGTTACCTGCCGCCGCTGGCCATAACCCTGATGGGCAGCGCCATTTTCATTATTATCGGCCCGGCCTTTGCCGCGCCCCGTACCGGCCTGGTGGCTTATGAAATGGGCGTCAAACCCTTTCTCGACAACCCCGGCCAGGGCGCGCTGACCCTGTATACCCTGGTTTTTTTCGGGGTGGCGCTGCTGTTGTCCTTAAGTCAGGGCCGGTTGCTGGAAGCGGTGGGCAAGCTGCTCACCCCGCTGCTGCTGTTGCTGCTGGTAGCCCTGGCCATTGCGGTGTTTGTGAACCCGCAGGGCACGCAGCCGGCGGTGACCGAGGCCTATATGGCCCAGCCCTTTGTGAAGGGCTTTATCGAGGGTTATAACACCATGGATACATTTGCATCCCTGCTGTTTGCCATGCTGATCCTGGATGTGCTGCGCAAGAAGGGGGTGACCGAAACCCGCGCCCAGTCCCGCTACCTGATGGCGGCGGCGCTGATCGCCGCCGCCGGCCTGGGCTTTGTGTATATCTCCCTGTTTGTGCTGGGCGGCACCAGCCAGGGGGTGGTGGCGGACGCCGGCAATGGCGGCGAGATCATCAGCGCCTATGTGCTGTCGCTGTTCGGCGCGCCGGGGCTGTGGATCCTCTCGGCCATCGTCACCCTGGCCTGTCTGACCACGGCGGTGGGCCTGGTGTCCTCCTGTGCCGATTACTTTCACAACCTGACCGGCAAGGGCAGCTACAAGGGCTGGGTGATCGGCATTGCCGCCGCCTGCATGCTGGTGGCCAATGTGGGCCTCAACACCCTGATCAGTGTGTCGGTGCCCATTCTGGTGGCCCTGTATCCGGTGGCCATCGCCCTGGTGGTGGCCACCTTCCTGCGCCCGCTGATGCGCGCCCCGGTGTTTGCCTTTCGCCTGATCATGAGTGTGGCCTTCTTCTTTGGCCTGCTCGACGGTCTGCAGGCCGCCGGCCTCGACATGAGCCTGCTCGACTTTATGCCGCTGTTTGGTGTGGGCATGGCCTGGGTGCTGCCCACCGCCATTGCCGCCCTGGTGGGCCTGGTGGGTGGCAAGGCGTCGCAGCCGGTCACGGCCTGA
- a CDS encoding amino acid ABC transporter permease — protein MSSPVPPSAPAVKFWRDPAKRALVFQLVLLCAVAAFITLIVNNTLDNLSTRGITTGFDFLDDPAGFAIAQSLIPYTESDTYGRTFVVGLLNTLLVSFLGIIGATLLGFVIGVARLSPNWLIARLASAYVELFRNLPLLLQMFFWYFAVLRTLPGPRDSLGFGDSVFLNVRGLYLPEPLPGAGFHWVWLALLLAVVLAVWLFHFNHKRQEATGQRLPVWWIATGLILLLPSLTFVALGSPLEWNYPALRGFNFRGGMTVIPEFLALWLSLTVYTAAFIAEIVRSGIQAISHGQTEAAHALGIKDSLTLRLVIIPQAMRVIIPPLTSQYLNLTKNSSLATAIGYPDLVSVFAGTTLNQTGQAIEVIAITMLVYLSISLSVSFFMNWFNKRMALVER, from the coding sequence ATGTCATCACCGGTCCCCCCTTCCGCTCCTGCGGTCAAGTTCTGGCGCGATCCGGCCAAGCGCGCCCTGGTTTTTCAGCTGGTGCTGCTGTGTGCCGTCGCCGCCTTTATCACCCTGATAGTCAACAACACTCTGGATAACCTCAGCACCCGTGGCATTACCACAGGGTTTGATTTTCTCGACGATCCGGCCGGCTTTGCCATTGCCCAGTCCCTGATCCCCTACACCGAGAGCGACACCTACGGCCGCACCTTTGTGGTGGGGCTGCTCAACACTCTGCTGGTATCCTTTCTCGGCATTATCGGCGCCACCCTGCTCGGCTTTGTTATCGGCGTGGCGCGGCTGTCGCCCAACTGGCTGATCGCCCGGCTGGCTTCGGCCTATGTGGAGCTGTTCCGTAATCTGCCGCTGCTGCTGCAGATGTTTTTCTGGTATTTCGCGGTGCTGCGCACCCTGCCCGGCCCCCGTGACAGCCTCGGTTTTGGCGACAGCGTGTTTCTCAACGTCCGTGGCCTGTATCTGCCCGAACCATTGCCGGGGGCCGGTTTTCACTGGGTCTGGCTGGCCCTGTTGCTGGCGGTGGTGCTGGCGGTGTGGCTGTTTCACTTCAACCACAAGCGCCAGGAGGCCACCGGCCAGCGCCTGCCGGTGTGGTGGATAGCGACAGGCCTGATCCTGCTGCTGCCGAGCCTCACCTTCGTGGCGCTGGGCTCACCGCTGGAATGGAACTACCCGGCCCTGCGCGGCTTCAACTTTCGCGGCGGCATGACGGTGATCCCCGAGTTTCTGGCACTGTGGCTGTCGCTTACCGTATATACCGCCGCTTTTATCGCCGAAATCGTGCGTTCCGGCATTCAGGCCATTTCCCACGGCCAGACCGAGGCGGCCCATGCCCTGGGCATCAAGGACAGCCTGACCCTGCGGCTGGTGATCATTCCCCAGGCCATGCGGGTGATCATTCCGCCGCTGACCAGCCAGTATCTCAACCTGACCAAGAACTCGTCGCTGGCCACCGCCATCGGCTATCCGGATCTGGTGTCGGTGTTTGCCGGCACCACCCTCAACCAGACCGGCCAGGCCATAGAGGTGATCGCCATCACCATGCTGGTGTACCTCAGTATCAGCCTGTCGGTGTCCTTCTTTATGAACTGGTTCAACAAGCGCATGGCGCTGGTGGAGAGATAG
- a CDS encoding amino acid ABC transporter ATP-binding protein: protein MEAQQQEAMVTLRGVNKWYGDFHVLRDIDLTVTKGERIVICGPSGSGKSTLIRCINRLEEHQQGDIIVRGTPLTNDVKNIETIRREVGMVFQHFNLFPHLTVLENCTLAQIWVRKTPRRQAEEIAMKLLARVKIENQARKYPGQLSGGQQQRVAIARSLCMNPEIMLFDEPTSALDPEMIKEVLDVMIELAEEGMTMMCVTHEMGFARTVADRVIFMDAGQIIEENDPETFFHHPQSERTKLFLSQILGN, encoded by the coding sequence ATGGAAGCACAACAACAGGAAGCCATGGTAACCCTGCGCGGGGTCAATAAATGGTATGGCGACTTTCACGTTCTGCGCGATATCGACCTGACCGTAACCAAGGGCGAACGCATTGTGATTTGCGGGCCGTCCGGCTCGGGCAAGTCCACGCTCATTCGCTGCATCAACCGGCTGGAGGAGCACCAGCAGGGCGACATTATCGTGCGCGGCACCCCGCTCACCAACGACGTCAAGAACATCGAGACCATTCGCCGGGAAGTGGGCATGGTGTTTCAGCACTTCAACCTGTTTCCCCACCTGACGGTGCTGGAAAACTGCACCCTGGCGCAGATCTGGGTGCGCAAGACCCCCAGGCGGCAGGCGGAAGAGATTGCCATGAAGCTGCTGGCCCGGGTCAAGATTGAAAACCAGGCCAGAAAATACCCTGGGCAACTGTCCGGCGGCCAGCAGCAGCGGGTGGCCATTGCCCGCAGCCTGTGCATGAACCCGGAGATCATGCTGTTCGACGAGCCCACCTCGGCGCTGGATCCGGAAATGATCAAGGAGGTGCTGGACGTGATGATCGAGCTGGCGGAAGAGGGCATGACCATGATGTGCGTGACCCACGAAATGGGCTTTGCCCGCACCGTGGCGGATCGGGTGATCTTTATGGACGCCGGCCAGATCATCGAGGAAAACGACCCCGAAACCTTCTTCCACCACCCCCAGTCTGAACGCACCAAGCTGTTTTTGAGCCAGATACTGGGCAACTGA
- the fldB gene encoding flavodoxin FldB, with protein sequence MNIGLFYGSTTCYTEMAAEKIRDQLGAELVDLHNIKDVPLKRAEDYPILILGISTWDFGELQEDWESHWDDIDTLDLSGQVVALFGMGDQLGYGEWFQDALGMLHDKVVARGASIVGYWPNQGYEFEASKALTDDGKYFVGLSLDEANQYDSTDERIQTWVAQILDEIAAL encoded by the coding sequence ATGAATATCGGTTTGTTTTACGGCTCGACCACCTGCTACACCGAAATGGCAGCCGAGAAAATTCGCGATCAGCTCGGTGCCGAGCTGGTCGACCTGCATAATATCAAGGATGTGCCGCTCAAGCGCGCCGAAGACTACCCCATTCTGATCCTGGGCATTTCCACCTGGGATTTCGGCGAACTGCAGGAAGACTGGGAATCCCACTGGGACGACATCGACACCCTGGATCTGAGCGGCCAGGTGGTGGCGTTGTTTGGCATGGGCGATCAGCTGGGTTACGGCGAGTGGTTTCAGGATGCGCTGGGCATGCTGCACGACAAGGTGGTGGCCCGGGGCGCCAGCATCGTCGGCTACTGGCCCAATCAGGGTTACGAGTTCGAGGCGTCCAAGGCGCTCACCGACGACGGCAAATATTTTGTGGGACTGTCGCTGGACGAAGCCAACCAGTACGACAGCACCGACGAGCGTATTCAGACCTGGGTGGCGCAGATCCTGGATGAAATCGCCGCGCTCTGA
- the recJ gene encoding single-stranded-DNA-specific exonuclease RecJ has protein sequence MSVSSPLPIRRRAPVAHQLPSELSPILQRLYASRGVTRPEQLNLQASALHKPVFKGMSEAVRLLRQALNDQCSILIVGDFDCDGATSSALMVHGLRAMGAQRVGYLVPNRFDYGYGLSPQVVEEATALGAELLITVDNGISSISGVAAAKAAGMRVIVTDHHLPGDEIPEADAIVNPNQHGCDFPSKNLAGVGVAFYLLLALRSALGEQGWFEQQGIRPPNMADYLDLVALGTVADVVALDGNNRVLVHQGLQRMRAGRLRPGIQALIDISGRNQQRLVASDLGFALGPRLNAVGRLDDMSMGVACLLCDDINEARRLAAQMDELNRERKAIETSMQQEALATLAKVRISDGELPSGLVLHQDDWHQGVVGLVASRIKEQYYRPVIAFAEAGDDELKGSGRSIPGVHLRDLLEAVSSRHPGLITKFGGHAMAAGLSITKGALAPFKAAFEQLVEEWVSPELLSGEILSDGELAPAELTLELAEQLRFAGPWGQAFPEPLFDGEFRIIQQRLVGDKHLKLVLSPDQGRTVIDAIAFNVDLGIWPNAAIQKVQLVYRLDVNEWKGRRQLQLLVERLAPL, from the coding sequence ATGTCCGTGTCTTCCCCCTTGCCCATTCGCCGGCGTGCGCCGGTGGCTCACCAGTTGCCTTCCGAGCTCTCTCCCATACTGCAGCGGTTGTATGCCAGCCGGGGAGTGACCAGGCCGGAGCAGCTCAATCTGCAGGCCAGCGCCCTGCACAAGCCGGTGTTCAAGGGCATGAGTGAAGCGGTGCGCTTGCTGAGGCAGGCGCTGAATGATCAGTGCAGCATATTGATCGTGGGTGACTTCGACTGCGACGGCGCCACCAGCTCGGCGCTGATGGTGCACGGCCTGCGGGCCATGGGCGCACAGCGGGTCGGCTACCTGGTGCCCAACCGTTTTGATTATGGCTATGGCCTGAGCCCGCAGGTGGTGGAAGAGGCGACGGCGCTGGGCGCCGAGCTGCTGATCACCGTGGATAACGGCATTTCCAGCATCAGCGGGGTGGCGGCGGCCAAAGCCGCGGGCATGCGGGTGATCGTCACCGATCACCATCTGCCCGGTGACGAGATCCCGGAGGCCGATGCCATCGTCAACCCCAATCAGCACGGTTGCGACTTTCCTTCCAAGAATCTGGCCGGGGTGGGAGTGGCCTTTTACCTGCTGCTGGCGCTGCGCTCGGCCCTCGGTGAGCAGGGCTGGTTTGAGCAACAGGGCATTCGTCCGCCCAATATGGCGGATTACCTGGATCTGGTGGCGCTCGGCACGGTGGCCGATGTGGTGGCGCTGGACGGCAACAACCGGGTGCTGGTGCATCAGGGCCTGCAGCGCATGCGCGCCGGCCGGCTGCGCCCCGGCATTCAGGCTTTAATCGACATTTCCGGGCGTAACCAGCAACGGCTGGTGGCGTCCGATCTGGGCTTTGCCCTGGGGCCGCGGCTCAATGCCGTGGGCCGGCTCGATGATATGTCGATGGGGGTGGCCTGCCTGCTCTGTGACGATATCAACGAAGCCCGCCGGCTGGCGGCGCAGATGGACGAGCTCAACCGGGAGCGCAAGGCCATTGAGACCAGCATGCAGCAGGAAGCCCTGGCCACGCTGGCTAAGGTGCGCATCAGCGACGGCGAACTGCCGTCGGGGCTGGTGCTGCACCAGGACGACTGGCACCAGGGGGTGGTGGGGCTGGTGGCCTCGCGTATCAAGGAGCAGTATTACCGCCCGGTCATCGCCTTTGCCGAAGCCGGCGACGACGAGCTCAAGGGCTCTGGCCGTTCCATTCCCGGCGTGCATCTGCGGGATCTGCTGGAGGCGGTGAGCAGCCGCCACCCGGGGCTTATCACCAAGTTTGGCGGTCACGCCATGGCTGCCGGCCTGTCGATCACCAAGGGGGCGCTGGCGCCGTTCAAGGCCGCCTTTGAGCAACTGGTGGAGGAGTGGGTCAGTCCCGAGCTGCTGAGCGGTGAGATCCTCAGCGACGGCGAACTCGCTCCCGCCGAGCTGACCCTGGAGCTGGCCGAGCAGCTGCGCTTTGCCGGCCCCTGGGGGCAGGCCTTTCCCGAGCCGCTGTTCGACGGCGAGTTTCGCATTATTCAGCAGCGGCTGGTGGGGGACAAGCACCTCAAGCTGGTGCTGAGCCCGGACCAGGGCCGCACCGTTATCGACGCCATCGCCTTCAACGTGGATCTCGGCATCTGGCCCAACGCCGCCATTCAGAAGGTACAGCTGGTGTACAGGCTGGATGTGAACGAGTGGAAGGGGCGGCGCCAGCTGCAACTGCTGGTGGAACGGCTGGCGCCTTTGTAA